Proteins from a single region of Fundulus heteroclitus isolate FHET01 chromosome 12, MU-UCD_Fhet_4.1, whole genome shotgun sequence:
- the LOC118564721 gene encoding histidine-rich glycoprotein-like, translating to MSASFPKSDSTTSLLKSSRRSTHLPEQTSELRRGQHHHQHQHQHHHRPAALHGTGGKAEESFWSAEGDVSARRPLCHPSAAGGQDGSNTAATRGKCKPQVLHGQVQPGPDCEADRGVTERSRTNPKPSHRHHHHHHHHRRKHHHGEDHPDDPERPHAGCHTHTHRVPSLSDSTDDRAPLCEPRDRKRASLARGGGQASSPSPSSLLPCPAVQQVVPPLPEVQHRLLCL from the coding sequence ATGAGCGCCTCCTTTCCGAAATCGGATTCCACAACCTCGTTACTAAAATCATCGAGGCGATCGACACACCTCCCCGAGCAGACATCCGAGCTACGGAGAGGTCAGCATCACCATCAGCACCAGCACCAGCACCACCACCGTCCCGCCGCGCTCCACGGCACCGGCGGCAAAGCCGAGGAGTCCTTCTGGTCGGCCGAGGGCGACGTCAGCGCTCGGAGACCCCTGTGCCACCCGTCCGCGGCCGGCGGCCAGGACGGGAGTAATACCGCAGCCACTCGGGGCAAGTGCAAGCCCCAAGTCCTGCACGGCCAAGTTCAGCCGGGGCCAGACTGCGAGGCGGACCGAGGGGTGACCGAGCGGAGCCGGACTAACCCCAAGCCCTCACACcgtcaccaccaccatcaccaccaccaccgcaGGAAGCACCACCACGGGGAGGACCATCCAGATGACCCCGAGCGTCCCCATGCCGGCTGCCACACGCACACCCACAGGGTGCCCTCCCTCTCGGACAGCACCGACGACAGGGCCCCTCTGTGTGAGCCGAGGGACCGCAAGAGGGCCAGTCTGGCCAGAGGCGGCGGTCAGGCCAGCAGTCCGTCCCCGTCCTCCTTGCTCCCCTGTCCCGCCGTCCAGCAGGTCGTCCCGCCGCTCCCGGAGGTCCAGCACCGCCTCCTCTGCCTCTGA